From the Jilunia laotingensis genome, the window GCATATTCCGGTTGCTAAGCCTGTGCATCGTACTTATCCTGTTTGCCATTCTGGGGTTCATTATATATAAAGGTATAGGGGTCATTAACTGGAACTTTTTGACATCGGCACCTACCGACGGCATGACCGGAGGAGGTATCTGGCCTGCCATTGTCGGTACGTTCTACCTGATGATCGGAAGCGCGCTTTTTGCATTCCCGGTGGGAGTCATGAGTGGCATTTATATGAACGAATATGCTCCGAAAGGCAAACTGGTACGTTTTATCCGTATGATGACGAACAATCTGAGCGGCATTCCGTCTATCGTCTTCGGACTTTTCGGTATGGCATTGTTCGTGAACTATTTGAATTTTGGCGATAGCATCTTGGCTGGATCGTTAACTTTGGGATTGCTATGTGTGCCTTTGGTAATCCGCACTACGGAAGAGGCCCTGAAAGCGATCCCTGATAGTATGCGTGAAGGTAGCCGTGCATTGGGAGCTTCCAAATTGCAAACCATCTGGCATGTCATTCTCCCGATGGGGATGCCCAATATTATAACAGGACTGATTCTTGCCCTGGGGCGGGTGTCCGGTGAGACGGCCCCGATCCTGTTTACCTGTGCGGCTTACTTTTTACCACAGCTTCCTACGAGCATATTCGACCAATGCATGGCATTGCCCTATCATCTTTATGTGATTTCTACCAGCGGTACGGATATGGAAGCCCAATTACCTTTGGCTTACGGTACTGCCTTGGTGTTAATTGTCATCATTTTGATGGTAAATTTGTTGGCGAATTTGTTAAGAAAGTATTTTGAGAAGAAAGTGAAAACAAATTAGAATATGGATAAGATAGATGCTCGCGATGTGAATTTCTGGTATGGTGATTTTCATGCCTTGAAAGGTATCAGTATGAAGATCGAGGAAAAATCGGTAGTTGCTTTTATAGGTCCTTCGGGTTGTGGTAAATCTACTTTTCTCCGGCTGTTCAACCGGATGAACGATTTGATTCCCGGAACCCGGATGACCGGTGAAATCCTCATCGATGGCGAAAACATTTACGACAAAGGAGTCCAGGTGGACGAGCTGCGGAAAAATGTGGGAATGGTTTTTCAACGTCCCAATCCTTTCCCCAAGAGTATTTTTGAAAATGTAGCCTACGGGCTGCGTGTCAATGGAGTCAAAGATAATGCATATATCCGTCAGCGTGTGGAAGAGACATTGCGCGGTGCCGCCCTTTGGGATGAAGTGAAAGATAAGCTGAAAGAATCGGCTTTTGCACTTTCCGGAGGGCAACAGCAACGCCTTTGTATAGCTCGTGCCATGGCAGTTTCTCCTTCCGTATTGTTAATGGACGAACCCGCCTCTGCGTTAGACCCTATTTCCACGGCAAAAGTGGAGGAACTCATCCATGAACTGAAGAGACAATATACCATTGTGATCGTCACGCACAATATGCAGCAAGCTGCCCGCGTTAGTGATAAAACAGCCTTCTTCTATCTGGGGCAGATGATAGAATATGATGATACGAAGAAGATCTTTACGAATCCGGAAAAGGAAGCAACACAAAATTACATTACCGGAAGGTTCGGATAGTGGTTTGTGCTGACTTGCGATTTAGGATTCAACTTTGTTTGATTTTCAATTATAAATAAATATGCTATGGTAAAGTTTATAGAATCGGAACTCGTACTGCTTAAGAAAGAGATCGATGAAATGTGGACGTTGGTTTATAGCCAATTGGATAGAGCCGGTGAGGCAGTGCTTACTTTAGACAAGGAACTCGCCCAGCAAGTCATTGTCCGCGAGCGTAGGGTAAATGCCTTTGAGTTAAAGATCGACAGTGATGTAGAGGATGTGATAGCCCTGTATAACCCGGTAGCGATCGACTTGCGTTTTGTACTTGCGATGCTTAAAATAAATACGAACCTGGAACGTCTGGGTGATTTTGCGGAGGGCATCGCACGTTTTGTCCTCAAATGCAATGAGCCGGTATTGGATGCCGAACTTCTTAGGAAGTTGCGTTTGGAAGAGATGCTGAGAGAAGTGTTGTCAATGCTTGAGTTGGCAAAACGTGCCTTGAATGAAGAAAGCCTTGAGTTGGCAACTTCCGTATTTGCCAAAGATAACCTGTTGGATGAAATCAATGCGGAAGCAACGGCTGTATTGGCGGATTATATAAATGAACATACGGACAGTGTCCTTTCATGCCTCAATTTGGTCAGCGTGTTCCGTAAGTTGGAGCGTTCCGGAGATCATATTACCAATATTGCAGAAGAAATAGTGTTCTTCATTGACGCAAAAGTGTTAAAACATAGTGGGAAAAAGGATGAGAGCTACCCGGATAAGTAAGAATTAGCAAGTTTTTAGACGGAAATTAGTAGTACTTAAAAAAATGTTCTATATTTGTCTCCTGTAACGGGCGAGTTACAGGAGATGTTTTTTGAAATGATAATAAATCCAAAGAATTTTCAAAAAGATGTTATAAGACATGTTTTATTATTTGGTTCATAACAAGAAAAGCTCCTATCTTTGCACCGTTATCCTGAAAACAATCTTTTTACCTTAAAAAAAAACTAATACCTATTGAAAACTGAAAAATGGAGCTTTGTGAAAAGCCCCATTTTTTTATATCTATGTCAATCCTCTCTTTCCATAACTGCAATGTCACAATAGCATCCAAGTATAACACACGACAAAGAATAAAGTTCGGTTCGGTGGCGTCAACGGAACACTTTTCAATATATTTAAGGACTCTTTCTCTTGCCAGCTTGTTCTCTTGTCAACTAAGAAGCTGAGTATTTGTGAAACTTAAATTCTACGGTTATGTGGGGGAATTCTCTCTCGACATTCTGTTAGCTAGAGCTTTTAAGTACAGAAATGAATCAGAAGGCCAAAGTAATTTCTATCTTAAGCAAATTATAGCCTCCAGAATAATCTATTCATTTACAGTCAGAAATGAAGTAAGCGAAATAATGTCTTAGTGAGGAAAAATAGAAAAAATAGTTTCTATTCATTTTATAATGCATATCTTTGTGTTATTAAAGGATTTAAATTATTGCTTATGGAAACAGTTGATCGTTATATCAGATTTGATTGGGCTGTAAAGCGTCTTTTGCGTCAGAAAGCCAATTTCGGTGTCCTCGAAGGTCTGCTAACCGTATTGCTGAACGAACAAGTCAAGATAGTAGAAATACTCGAAAGCGAAGGCAATCAACTTACTGCCAATGATAAATTCAATCGGGTAGATATTAAAGCAAAGAACAGCAAAGGAGAAATTATTATCGTAGAAATTCAGAATACGCGGGAGTTGGATTATCTGGAGCGTATTCTCTATGGGGTAGCCAAAGCCATTACCGAGCATATCTCGTTGGGTGAACGCTACTATGAAGTGAAGAAAATATACTCCGTCAGCATTCTTTATTTTGATATTGGTAAAGGGAACGACTACCTGTACCACGGGCAAAATACATTTCTGGGTGTACATACGGGCGATCAGTTATTAGTCAGCACCAAAGAAAAAGATGCTTTGGTAAGCAAACTTCCCTCTCAGATATTCCCCGAATACTTCCTGATTCGGGTGAATGAATTCAATAAAGCCGCCATTACTCCACTCGAAGAATGGATTGACTATCTGAAAACGGGACGTATACGCCCTGATACCACAGCGCCCGGACTTGCGGAAGCCCGCCAGAAACTTATTTATTATAATATGAAACCTGAAGAAAGGCATGCATACGATGAACATCTAAGTGCGATCATGATACAAAATGATGTGCTGGATACCGCTAAGTTGGAAGGAAGATTGGAAGGAAAGCTGGAAGGACGGTTGGAAGGAATTAAAGAAGGCGAAGCAAAAGGTGTAAAAAAAGAGAAAATAGACATTGCCCATAACCTTAAAAAGATGGGATTATCTATCGAAATGATAATTCAAGCTACCGGACTCTCTACCAAGGAAATAGAAAGCTTATAAAATCATTTAAAACAATAATATTCAAAGTCTGTCACAGAGAAAAATGTGCCGGACTTTTTATTAAGGGAAGATTGAAGAAGCCCGAAATAAAGCAAAATATCTTTTTAGGTAAAAATCAAAACGGTTTCTTATTATTTAGGTATAATGTTTCTGTATTTCTATGTATCCTATGTGTAATATCCTGTAAAACGATTATCTTTGTCTCCTAAAAAAACAATCTCATGGAGGACAAATATAATTATAAAACGATTTATCTAAGGGTAAAAGAGGATATTCTGAAAGGAGCCTATCCGACTGGAACTCTTCTTCCGACAGAACTTACTTTGGCTGATAAATATTCAGTTTCGAGACCTACCATATCTAAAGTTTACAACAGGCTTCAAAAGGAAGGCTATGTCAATAAGAAGAAGGGCTTGGGAACCATTGTTCTTTTTAAAGAAGGAATTAAGAAATGTACGTTTGGCCTATTGCTTCCCGGAGCCGGAGAGTCTGAGATATTTGCTATAATCAACGATCAGATACTGAAACAATTTGAGAAGATGCAGCTTAACAGCCTTTGGGAAGGAGCGACTGCCAGTAATGCCGAGATCAGGAGAAACCTGATTGAAACCTGTTGCAATAATTATATCGAAAAAAAGGTGGACGGCATCTTCTTTTCGCCTTTGGAGAGAGTGCCCGATGCGGATTACATTAATCAGACGATCTGTGATAAAATCAGGCAGGCGGGAATACCTTTGGTGTTGATTGACCGGGATATCGTGCCTATTCCTCAAAAAAGCCCGTTCGATGTAGTATGCCTTGATAATTACAGTTCGGGATGCATGATGGCCCAGCATTTGATAAAAGCAGGTTGCAAACGCATTTGCTTCTTTTACCGTCCAGATTCGGCTTATTCCGTCCGTATTCGTTTATTGGGAGTCAAAGATACGGTCGAAGAGAATGGATTGAAATTCGATAAATTCAACGAATTCTGTGGGAATCCCGAAGACCTTAGTTTCGTGAGGACGATGCATCTCCTCAAAGGAGAAACCGGCATTATCTGTGCGAATGATTCTACTGCCGCTGTTTTAATGTCTTCTTTGGAGGCCGTGGGATATAAGATCGGTTCGGACTTGTTGATTTGCGGGTTCGATGACATGAAGTATTCCCAGCATCTGAAATATTCGTTGACCTCATTTATACAGCCGTGCAAAGAGATTGCCAATGTCAGCATCGATTTGATGATGCGAAGAGTGGAATGCAATGACAGGCCTCCTCTGAGTGTTTACCTGAACGGAGAAATCATAGAACGCGAGTCGACCCGGTTTGTTTAAATTCAAACAGACTCTAAAACAAACTTTGACTTTCGGGGGAGTTATCAAGAATCTTCATAACTCCCCTGGCGGTGTCAACTAACTTTTTCTGTCTCCAACCCACACCTTTCGCTTTCAAAATCGGCAAAGCTGTCGATGTATTTCTCACCTACCATACTGCATATGCAGGCTCCTAAAGCTGCCTCTTCCTGATATTCGGATACATATAGTGGACGTTTGAAACGTTCTTCCAGTATCTTGCATAGCAACGGATTCTTCCGGATGCCGTTGCCTGAGCCGACCAGAATGGTTTTATCTTTCCGTACGGAAAGGGGCAGCAAATGATGAAAATCGTACAACTCCTGGCTTATGCCTTTCAGGAACGCCAGGATTAAATTTTCAGGCGTATAATTGGAAAGGGATATATGGGTTATCTTGCCTCGCTTTTCGGGATATTGCCGCGTGCCGCCAAACAGGGTTTCTACCCGAAGTTCTTCGGATGAATCTTCTTTGTAGGGGATGGAAACCATCATTTTGTATAGGTCTTTATCTTCAAGTACCTGTTTAGTGAAAAACTTCACCGTATCGGAAAAGAAGTTTTTCAAAAGATTGAAAGAATATCCTCCGCACAAAGCGGCACCCACCAGTATGTATCCGCCTCCCGGCAAAGGGCGCGTGTCCAAGGGCGGCACGTCCACGTAAGTGTCTGAATAGATGGACAACTGGCTACTGGTGCCTACTGTGAGGTGAATGGAGTGTTCGATGGAACGTACCGAACCCAGAAAGCTCGCCTGATTGTCACCAATGGCGGTGTAGACCGGGATACTTTTGCAGTACCCTACTAGGGCGACATCCTTTCGGACTTCCGGCAGAATGGAGGTGTCTATGCCTACACTGTTCAACGCTTGTTCATCGAAAAGTAATCGTTCTTTGTCGAAGAAACCTAAACTGGCTGCATTGGAGCAATCGATCAGGGGTGTCTTCCGTTGTGTGAGTGTCATGGCTACATAGTCCATGACGGTACATAATTTGGCGGCTCTCTGTGGTACCAGACCGTTCTCTTGGTTGTAAAAGTGAGTCACTAGGCCGAACCCGGTGGATAAAGGCAACCCTGTCCGTTCGGTCAGGTAGGCGGCATAACTCAATCCCTCTTTGTAGGGCAGGCTTCCTCTGGCATCTTGCCAGGTATATAGGGGGCTGACCGCCCGGCCTTCGGCATCCACGTACAACATGCCATGCATCTGGCCGGATAGCCCGATTCCTTTGATATCCGGATATTGCGACCGGATTTCTTGCAATAATTCCAATACGATATTAACTATGGCCGTGGCATCCTGCGTCTTTTCCCATATATTCGGAGAGTTTATGTTCGTATTGTTATCCTTTGTCACGGATGTGATGTTCCTATGCGAAGTGTTGTAGACAGCTCCGCATATTGAACTTGTTCCTATGTCAATTCCCAAAAAACTCATAGCTCTTTTTTCATCTATAATTATACTCGGTGGCATTATTCCAATGCCATTTTCTTCATCTTTATCATTAGGAATAACAAATAAACCACGCAAATGGTTAAAACCATAACGGCTCCGATCTGTCCTCCCATGGCATCTGAGGCCGCCCCCATCAAAACGGGGAATATAGCCCCGCCTGTGATGCCCATTATCATCAAGCCGGAGATTTCGTTGTTGCGCGTCGGCATGTAGAGCAATGCGTTGGAGAAGATGATCGAGAATACGTTGGAATTTCCCAATCCTATCAGAGCTACACAGATGTAAATCGTTACTGTCTCCCGGCAGAAGTAAAGCCCCGTCATTCCGGCAAGGATAAACAATACACTCACCATGAAAAAACGGATGGGTGAAAATCGTGCCATGATGAACGTGCCCGACAAGCAGCCGAAGGTACGGAATAAGAAATAAAGGCTTGTTGCATATCCCGCTTCTACCAGTGGTATGCCTACTCTTTCCTGTAGCAGTCGGGGGGCGGTAATGTTGATGCCGACATCGATGCCGACATGTACCAATATGCCGATGAAGAATAGGATGATGACGCTATTGCCCAGCAAGCTGAAGCATTCTTTAAAGGAGGAGGACTCGTTTTTCTCCTCCGGTTCGACGATATCCGTCATAAACAGATAAATGACGGCAACGATGTCAATTACCATGAAGATGGTAAACAGCAGCTTCCAGTTCCCGTAGTAGATGGCGGCCTGTGCCGCTATCAATGGAGCGACGAAGGAGGCTATCGCTTTGACGAATTGTCCCAACGTGAGATAACTGGGCAGACGGCGCTTGTTTACCATGTTTGCCAGTAACGGATTCAAAGAGACCTGCATCAACGTATTGCCGATTCCCAGAAAGGCGAAGACGATGAACATGGCGATCTCATCGTATATGAAAAGGGGGATGGCAAGTCCGGCAAAAGTGACTACCATGCTTAACAGTACGGTCTTCTTTCGTCCGATTTTATTCATCAATATCCCTGTGGGTACGGAGAAGATAAGGAACCAAAGGAATACCATGACCGAAAAGGAATTGGCTGCCGTGTCGGACAGATTGAAGTCTTGTTTTACATAATTGGTCGCAATCCCCACCAGGTCGACAAACCCCATGGTGAAGAAAGCTAACATGACGGGGATGATTTTACTTATTTTGTTTTCGTTATTCATAATCGTTGTATTTCAGAAATGGATATTAGGAGGATAAGTGCTGAATTGCTACATTGATAATGCAGCGTCACTGCAAAGGCATTACAGTGTTGCTGCAAAGGCATTACAGCGTTGCTGCAAACGGAATGCAGCACTACTGCAAAGTCATTGCAGCACTACTGCAAACGAATTGCAGTGTCTTTGCAATGGGAATAACTCTTATTATAGAGGGTATACCTGTATGTTTTTGAAACGAACCGTTCCCTGCTTGGCATATAGCCACAGGTAGTTCCCTTTCCTTTCCGGCAGACGGTTGACAATGCAACGGCGGTTGTCGATACATACGTCTATGATATCTCCTTTCATGATAATATCCAGGTGAATGGGCTTGTCCAGGTCTTTGACTGCTTCGATCCAGGTATCTTCTCCGAGGCGTATGGTGCGTTTGTTCGGATCAAAACTGAGTTTATAGCCATCGTTCGCTTTGTCTTTGGCACGGAGGAAGAATCCATATTCGTGGTTGTTTCCCACCGGTTCTATGTCCAAGGTGACACGGCAACTATAAGGCAGGTCTTTGATATATGCTCCGCCAATGGCTCCGGGAGCCGTGAGGCACACTTCCTTGTCGGAAACCTTTTTGGCATTTTCCGCACCTGTCAAGGAGAAATTTAAAGGGCTCTTCGTATCGGGCAGCACTTCCGCAGGGAATTTTGTAGCTAAGTCTCCGTTCGGCATTTGATAGGCTTCGCGTAGCACGATGCTTCCGCCAAAACGTTCGTATCCGTAGTCTTTGTTTTCGTTCTTGCTTGGTATCCACCCGCCTACGATACGTCGGTTTCCTTTAAATTCTGCTGTCTTTGCCACATTTACCCATTGCTCCAGCAAAGCTTGTGATTCCGGATATTCCCACGGGCCGTAGGGCTTTCTCGATTTTACGTAATAAGTGTCGCCACCTTGTCCGTACACCAGGTAATACCAGTCATTCCATTTAAAGTAATCCGGACATTCGGGGACATCGCGCTGACCCGTAAGGAGGGGCTTTTGTACAGACCACTCCTTTAAATCTTTGGAGGTGAGGTGTACCAGGCTGCCACGGCCTTCGCTGATGACATAATCGTCCGCTTCACTTGAGACGAACAAATGGAAGGTACCGTCTTTGTCGATAACGACTTTCGGGTCACGGAAGTGGCGTTTGCTGTAACCCGGTGCGAATGTATAGAAAGGATTCGGCTTTTGTTTCTCGAAGGTGAAGCCGTCCTTGCTGATGGCATAACTCAATTGTTCGTTGACCTGATTGTCCTCGTTGATCAATCGGGTAGCGTAGAATGCATAGAATAGCTTGCCGTCAAAAGCGACAGAGCCGGTGCAGATGGACTTTTCCCATTCTTCATCGATGCCGATTGCAATGGGATGATGTTTCCAGTTTTTTAGGTCGGTACTTGTACTGACACACCACTGGTGTCCGCCCAGACCGTCCAACGCAGAGTGATGCCCTTCATCGAGCAGCCAGTATAAATAGTAAGTGCCGTCTTTGTAAAAGGGGATACAATCTCCTACGAACTGATTCCCGCCAGCCGGTGTGAAGTATTGTATATTGCCTGTCGGCTGAATCTCCGGATCGTATTTCACCGAGAATTGTGCTTGTGCGGTTGTAAAACCGATTGCTGTCAATGCTATTGCAATAAAATTCTTTTTCATGTGATAAGTTTTGTATTATTTTATGGGTTGATATTCTTTAGTTCGTTGATGGAGCCTTCCAGCAAGGTGACGCTGCCGGAATCGGCAAACAATTCGTAGGAGCAGAACTCTTCCATCGGATAACACAGTGCCGTCATGGCGATTTTCCCACCGGAAGCAAACAGCTCTACCGAGTTACGGTCGAACAGGATAGACCAGTCCGATGTGTCGGCTTCCGAATAATAGGTGGCTCCCATCAACTGTTGAAAGCCATATATGGGGTGTTGTGTTGTCCAGTTGCTCCGGTCGATATAATAATAACTAAGTTCATTTTGATAACCTATTGATAACTCTCTGCCGGATTTCGTCTTCAGACGGATTCCGTAATTGCGGGCTCTCCATATAGCCCGGTGGTCTGTGTTGTCGAATTTCAATTCAAGGAGGACAGGTTTGCCCGGATAGGGATAATTTCCTTTTATCCGTTTTTCATCCGACAGTTTGCCGGATTCGATCGGGTAGGAGTCTTTGCGGTATTTCTCCAGTTCTTCCAGCGGTGCGTTTGCCAATACGCAGTGAGTGCCTTCGCGAACCAGCTTCATCCGGCGGGGCAGTGTCATGTTGTCGCACCAACCGGAGGCAGGCAGCAGGTTGGCATATTCCCAATCGTTCATCCATCCCATTCCGATTCGTTGGTTGTCCGGGAGACCGTTGAAAGTAGAGAATGCATAATGGTCTTTACCGTAGTCCAACCATAGTTCTTTGGTCTGGCTGATGCGGAAAGAAGTACCGTCGAAATCTCCTATGAAATAGCGGGTGGCTGGTGCGCCTCCTGCGGGGCCATTCTCCATGTTTATTAATAAGACCCATTTGGTCGTATCTTCTCCTTCTATTTTCAGTGGGAAGAAATCCGAACCTTCCCAGTTGCCGCTTGCCGTCATGTCTTTGAATTCGCTTCTATAAGTCCATTGTTTGCAATCGGGCGAAGTGTAAAAACGGATAGCAGGTCCTACGGAAACTGTCATGAGCCACTGCTGATATTCATTATTCCAGGATACGTGCGGATTGCGTAAGGCGAACCCATTACAGTCCGATAGTGTGAAAGAAGGGAGTTTAGTCCATGTAGCACCTTTATCCGTGCTGTATGCACAGGCGATCTCCTGTTCCTGTGCCGGGTCGTTATAGGTATAAAAGGCGATAAACGGAACAGATTTTCCGGTACTTAGCCCCGATGTGTTTTGGGTGTCGGCTACTACGCTTCCGGATCTGAGATAGCCCGAACTGTCCGGAGACAGGGCAACCGGCATTATTTGCCAATGCAACAGATCCCGACTAATCGCATGTCCCCAGTGGATATTACCGTATTTGTCGTCAGTGGGATTGTGCTGATAAAAAAGATGATAATCTCCATCGGCATATACCAGTCCCGCAGGTTCACCTGTCCAACCGGTTCCCGCTGTGAAATGATAGGAAGGTAAAGGTTGCGTTTCGGTGTTGCTTCCTTTCTGCCGGCAGGCAGAAAGGAAGACAATCATCAAGATCGCAATACCGGAAAATACTGTTTTATTCATCGTTTTAACCTATTTCTGATTGAGAGTTGACTTCCCTAAATGATCTTATTCCCAACCGTAATTCTGTTTATACAAACCTTTCACATAATTGATCTGGGTTTGGGGAATCGGGAAATACTCGTCTCTGTTTTTGGTGAATTTGGCATCCTTCATGTACGAACGTCTTGTTTTCTCTACTGCGAAATAATCGTTCATATATTTGTCCGCAATGCCCCAGCGTACAAGGTCGAAGAACCATTTACCTTCGGTGGCGAACTCCAGATGACGTTCCCATTGCAATGCCTGCATGGCGAACTCTTGGCTCAAAGCGGGACAGTTTTCTCCCGGGATGTAAGGCTTCACATCGAAATTTCCGGTCGGAGTTCCGTCGGCAAATTTCAAACGGTCGGTACTTGTGGCTGCCCTGTTACGAATCTGGTTGATCAGGCTTAATGCTTCACTCAGGTTTTCGTTTAGTTGGATCAGAGCCTCCGCACGCCATAGCATGATCTCGTCCAGGCGGAGGACATCCCAGTTCAAACCGCTACCCATGAACGGATTGGTCTTTCTGAAACAGTCGCAAGTAGGCAGAACCAATAGTTTTTGGCTCATGGAGTAGCCATAGACTTCCGGAGTACGTGCCCAGCTCTTTTCCATAATGTATTCGGGGTTGTATTTCCATGGCATGTCCGGCACACAAGCTGTGTGCATCAGGCGCGGGTCCATAGGGAGCTTGCTGAACGCTTCCTTGTTATCGAGTGTTTCTCCTTTGTTGAAATTCTCGAAGTCGGGAACACCGTTTACTGTTTTGTAGCTGTTCATCATATTTACGGACGGTTGCAGGAAACCGCAGCATCCGTATTCGTTGTTGATCGGATAGACCAACCAGGAATTGTTACGTCCGATGGGCGATTCGTCATTGTTGGCGGAGTATTGGATGGCCCAGATGGATTCTGAGTTGTTCTCTGTTTCGCAAAGGAAGTTGTCGGCAAAATCCGTTACCAGTTGCTTGCCGGAATGATCGATGATGTCCTTGCACAGGCTGGCTACTTCTGTCAGCTTATCCTTGTTGATATTGACAACGTTGTTCTTCTCGTCCTGTTCGTAGGCTGCAAACAAAAGGGCTTTTGCCAGATAAGCTTTGGCTGCGAATCTTGTGGGACGACCCACTTCATCCTGTTTTTCGGGCAGATCGCTGACACCGCAAC encodes:
- a CDS encoding RagB/SusD family nutrient uptake outer membrane protein; its protein translation is MKALNIIGCSLFMLLSGTSCTSLLDQNPQGIISSGDLNSPERAEQMVNAAYSFCGQNHFNKQFGMPYEEGSVRGGEAYKGGSGTNDNSERNLWETFTYMQPTTTGDLDNLWWVHYVGVGRVHDAMRRIQALTTDEYPLRDQRLAELRFLRGHIYMYMKLCFKFFPWIDENTPTDMYDKVSNDELTDQELWNKLIDDFRCGVSDLPEKQDEVGRPTRFAAKAYLAKALLFAAYEQDEKNNVVNINKDKLTEVASLCKDIIDHSGKQLVTDFADNFLCETENNSESIWAIQYSANNDESPIGRNNSWLVYPINNEYGCCGFLQPSVNMMNSYKTVNGVPDFENFNKGETLDNKEAFSKLPMDPRLMHTACVPDMPWKYNPEYIMEKSWARTPEVYGYSMSQKLLVLPTCDCFRKTNPFMGSGLNWDVLRLDEIMLWRAEALIQLNENLSEALSLINQIRNRAATSTDRLKFADGTPTGNFDVKPYIPGENCPALSQEFAMQALQWERHLEFATEGKWFFDLVRWGIADKYMNDYFAVEKTRRSYMKDAKFTKNRDEYFPIPQTQINYVKGLYKQNYGWE
- a CDS encoding glycoside hydrolase family 32 protein encodes the protein MNKTVFSGIAILMIVFLSACRQKGSNTETQPLPSYHFTAGTGWTGEPAGLVYADGDYHLFYQHNPTDDKYGNIHWGHAISRDLLHWQIMPVALSPDSSGYLRSGSVVADTQNTSGLSTGKSVPFIAFYTYNDPAQEQEIACAYSTDKGATWTKLPSFTLSDCNGFALRNPHVSWNNEYQQWLMTVSVGPAIRFYTSPDCKQWTYRSEFKDMTASGNWEGSDFFPLKIEGEDTTKWVLLINMENGPAGGAPATRYFIGDFDGTSFRISQTKELWLDYGKDHYAFSTFNGLPDNQRIGMGWMNDWEYANLLPASGWCDNMTLPRRMKLVREGTHCVLANAPLEELEKYRKDSYPIESGKLSDEKRIKGNYPYPGKPVLLELKFDNTDHRAIWRARNYGIRLKTKSGRELSIGYQNELSYYYIDRSNWTTQHPIYGFQQLMGATYYSEADTSDWSILFDRNSVELFASGGKIAMTALCYPMEEFCSYELFADSGSVTLLEGSINELKNINP